The following DNA comes from Papaver somniferum cultivar HN1 chromosome 4, ASM357369v1, whole genome shotgun sequence.
GGAGGTAACTGTCGATATCTTTTTCTGCGCAGTAATGTGGTTGTAGTCAATAAGGGTGATGTACTTTTGCTTGTAAGTAACTAATGTAAATTGTATGTAAATATCTATCACAAACACACCGTATGTAAATAGTTAGTAATGTTATGTAAATAGCCATCTTGGGTCTAGGTATGTTTACACTTGTGCTGAAGGTTTCTTTTTAAATAATTGAGGTTTTAATTTCATCtagttaagtttttttttctttttttttaagtcAACCAGATTCTTGTTGTAGCCTAGCTTGCTTGTGCTGTCTTGTTTATCTCTTATCCATCTTAACTGCTGCGGACCTTTATTTTATCAACACCTTAGTTATGGGTTAGTGTCTTAAACTCAGATTATGAAAAGTGGGGCGCgacacaactattttctctgtagttgcgtgttctgatcttagttgttctatcgtattgagtactatcttctctaagatttgctcgagaattatctccgataggtaagatataaaaagtaatcacaaagctcttcgtctcattctttgtgattccgcaataacttgttctactacaatataattaagttattatgaggtgattggtgtttctaggctgttcttcgggaacataagactggattatcaattggtttctgttcacctttatttatcaaaagacggaacaaactttgtaggtatttctgtgggagacagatttatctaccaGAACAGACTTtcgtgtgggagacagatttgtttatcaagtcttcgactttgggttgtaacaACTTTCAGttatgggtaagatcagctaagagaatcaagtgcatagagtcttgctgggattcagaggcgtaaggaacgcgactctaccttaatcagtgtgagattggttaaggctcaactacattctagtccaaagttaacttgtagtaggctagagtctgtagcggcttaatacaatgtggttttcaaatctggactaggtcccggggtttttctgcatttgtggtttcctcgttgacaaaacttcagatgtctgtgttatttcttttccgcattgtattttctgtataattgaaatatcacaggttgtgtgtagttcaatcaattggtaaatccaacatttggttattgattgaaattgattgacacttgaacattggtcttagttaccgttcaagttgtttctcataataatcaggctcgcggatttctatatgtttgatttcctgattacattgagaaacgaagatataactcttggatatattttccttgattgactttgactgtctagttgattctcttggaattatattggagttagtccatacaaattgtctaaacgaaatattgggtgtggttattagacccccgttttttcaacaaCGAATAAGCAAATCGACTACATTAAgaataaacaaaaatcaaccacatCTATCtagttttagtttgtttttcgaTTCTTCTTTACTTCAATTTTCATAGACAATCACCTGAATATTATATTATGAAACTCATAGAATGTTTAtggaaaaaaaatctaataaaacAAGAAGAAAGTTCTCATCGTAAATTGTAAAATTGTTGGAGACAAttgcacaacaaattaatcacacaagaacaaaTTTCAAACAGCTGAGTCACAGACTAAGTCGCTCTTTTTAAGGTGTTCCGCGACTCTGTTTTTTAATTGTACTAGCAGTCAATTCTTTTCGAAAATCCTATgttgtttaatgaaaataaattcgCTGATTAGTCCCCACGAAAAGTCCTCCATAACAATCACAACACAGACTATAtataattgcaagaattaataaaattaatcagagaatattaaattgataaaattatttTACTAACCGGAAGTCGGatgtgaaaaaaaaatatttttatgaatCACAAGACCTCCCAAGATCCCAAGTACCTGTTCTCCCGGATTTTTGTTAAATAGATACTTGGTATATATACCTTAGTGGCAGTGAAATCGTATGGGATAGTACTTGAGCCCATGCCAATAACGTGGGAGCTTAAAATTATGCCCAGAGGAAATTTTGTTAGGATAATAAGCATGGAGATAACAATTAATTTGTTGTCTTAATGAAAGTCAAATATCACATATCAATTCTTAAAAAAATGTTACCCAATGCTTAGCCATTTAAAATCAAAAGTATGAGAGTTAGTTATTGATTGCATCACAAATCAACCAATCCACCAATTCATGTTAAACATGTACTCCCCCCGTTCCTTTTTAATCCTGGCGAGATTGgaatatacccagattaattgggataTACTCAAATTTAAATGGACCTAGTGTTCTTGCTAAGGGGTGGTCAAAATTGGTGATTTTACTTTAATATCCTTGaactaattaacttaaaataaaatcctaaaattaAAGACCAAAAAACTCTTAATCTACCCTAATATCTATTTTTActcttctccttcatcttctttgaTTTCTTCCATCAACCGAAAATCTCCAACattgattttccaaaaaaatggtTGATTCTACCGGCGAAAAAGAGACTCTAAGTGATGTCTAAACTCAAACCCATCATTGTGTTGTGTGATTTGGTTGTTATATGATTGTTCTACTAGGTTAAAAATCGAAAATTATGATTTCTGTGTCTTTTGTCGGCAAGGTCGTAACATGCatatcttgccgacttttcataatagCCATGGCGACTGTAAATTTTTCCAACAGCCGGTAGGACattttttgaagaccttgccgacttttcataatagccatggcgactgtaaatttttcaacagccggcagggtattttttgaagaACTTGCCGACTAATAAAAAATTTCAacagccggcagggtattttttgaagaccttgccgactaatacatttttctcaacagccgacagggtattttttgaagaccttgccgactaatacatTTTTCTCAATAGGCGGCAAGAtattttttgaagaccttgccgactaataaaTTTTTTCTGTCGTCTCTTGTGTGTCAAAAAAATAAAGTCGGCATGatcttcattcgtcgaccttgccgacttttcatactttcagaaccgaaagtgttgatttctgatctaattttgaatatattttcatccaacagctttgcaatcccctcTTTAGAAGTTTTTGGGTAGTGTGCTTTCACTTCCGTTCCAAAagattttctcaaaacaaattttttcatcaaaaatcttcccaaataagttcaatcaaaaacaaaatttcataactcaaattcataatttgagaagttttaatctacttaattaattaacctaatcggatttttagtgttaattaaacaagggtatattagccatttagaaaatatatgATTAAGGGGTGtgttgttttacttcaaaatgacccacgttttgtctcattaggtataccccaatcaagccgcttttttaataggctggtttctataaataaatatttcaaaaaaataggatggtttcctaattgggaaagtcaaatgttactaccacttttctcttaacttcttttgatgacaagtgtcatgtggaccatttcactttacttcttttgttgacaagtgtcatgggaaccatttcacttcacttcttttattgacaagtgtcatgaggaccactttcaatgattagttctcttaatctcctttaatttctctaaaaacaaaaccagcataTTAAAAAGGAACAGAGGGTGTATAAAAcgaaaaatggatcatttgtccaaatatttttaaaacatggttcaaatggacgagtaaaaattattatgggtgaaatggacacaaaaaaaaatagcaaggatgaaactggattcatcctgacttaaacttaaaaaatagcaaggatgaaactggatgcatcgtgatgtaaattaaaaataagaaaaagcatttaaaaatgggtaggatgaaactgtttacatcctaactatttttatatttctgtccgtttaaatagtatcaaaatataaatattttttttaccagGAATTattaattttgatctttttaaccaattttgtgaacaaAAAATGCTCTCAAACACGGTATGAAACCTACCCtacccaacaaaaaaaaaaaaaggatggtGGAGCAGGGTTCCGGCTGAATATCATCGGACCTAACAAAATGGCAAGGTTCATTAAGCTTTTTTGCTATATAAATAATAAAGGATTGGTCCAACGAGATTGAAACTGTCAAAGATTGCCACATGGGGACTGCAAACAGAATCTCATCGGGTGCTATATCTAGTCTAGACTTTGGTTTCAGAAATGACCTATTTGAGGTAGGACCTCAATCCTCAAAAAAGACCTAcgatattttttgttgttttgtggAAAGCCACTTTCGGTCGAGTGGGAAATGGGAACATATACTTTCTTATCCGAAACAACCCCAACGTGAAAAATGCAAACATGTTCTTCAAGATTCTTTATCATCCGTTCATACTTCAAGGTCCTGGAATTATAATATCGAGATCAATGTCCAGTGTCTTCATCTTTGACAACATTTTTCTTAAGCATAATTCCATGACCACAATTGTTTTTGACAATAATGTCCTCTACTGTTCTCTAAACACTAAACCTTTTCAAGTGTTTGCAAGAAAGCATCATCATGACTAATGTACAATGCTCTACTGTTAATAGTTTTTGTGTTTGTTAATCGCATTATCTAGGTCTTAAAAATATCGAACATTGTTCCATCAAGTCGTTATTAATGCACGTAAATCGATCAAAAAAAGATTTTACAATACTTAAAGGTTGGTTTTGGTGTTAGTAGAAAAACATGTTTTCATATTCAAGAACAACGGATACAGAAAtgaaaaataatactccctccgttcttttttaataggccaattttgtttttagtgaaatttaaggaaattaagagaactaatcattgaaagtggtcctcatgaaacttgtcaataaaagaagtgaagtgaaatggtccccatgacacttgttagcaaaagaagtaaagtgaagtggtccacatgacacttgtcatcaaaagaagttaagagaaaagtggtcccaaaaaattaaaataacatttgactttcccaattaggaaactggcctatttttttgaaacttttatttataaaaactggcctattaaaaaagaacggagggagtaattaatAACATAAAAAGATATATACTTTTTGCATAAAAAGAAAGAAGGATATATGCTTCACGAAGGGATAATTTGTTTCATTAAGTTGGCCCATTTTAATAGTGGATGAGCAAGCAGGAATACTGGCAGGGCCCAATAAGAAAGATTTTGCATCTTGTTGAACTTCAATGCAAGGGGCGCTGGCAAATGAATGAATACCAGCTTCTCTTAGGAAGAAAACGTGGACAAATATAAATCACTTCCGAGCAGGCAACAAGACTCGAGAGTCAACCACACCAATTGAAGCCGTGCAAACAGACTACACCAAAACCGGATCACCCTTTTTCTCTCACAAATTTTTGGTGTGGTCCCGACGGAACCTGCGGAGGACAGCAGGGGATCCCATTTTTTGGACTTTGATTTTGTCTAGCGGTTTCAGTGTGGTTTAATCACACGGTTCATTTAGAATTTTTTTGTTGAAGGAGTCCCTCACTTTCTGTCCATTCTGCTGGCAGAGAGGATAAAAACCTTAAATTTTATCTGTTCTCGATTGGCACAACAAAATTAATCAACGAGACTATTAATGGTGTTGGATCGGCTTGTATAACGATAATGGTCTAACTCTGGGCCCGTTAGCATGGAAAGGACACTCAACCACTACATGGTGGGCAGTAACTACTAATCCTTGGTGCCCATTTTTCTCCAACTACTTGTGTCAACATCGCCTTAGTAAGTGCATGGAATCTGGCAATCTGCATCCTACTCGTACTCAGCCGGCCGCCACGCCATATAGCAGCAACTGGTTGGAAAGCACACGGTTATTTTTATCATACAGCTTCCAAGCTTTCGACATCAAGAAGCCCAACCATTTAACAAAGGCTGTTTAAGATCAATGAAATATGTGTTTTTTTCCCCCTCTCTTTTGTAGGTTGATTTATTGATTGAAGCTCCTAACAGAGCATGTTAACGGCATACATCACCAAAATACGATGAACCACCTAAGAAACAGAATTGTAGCGAGTAACACTACATACccatgaataaataaataaatgaatctaCCAATACTGTATTCTTTCGCTAGCCTTGATTTATTGCGGTTCATGTTGGTAATTTTAGATTCATTCATATCTACCTGTATAACAGTAGAAGCAACAAGCAGTAAGCTTGATTATCACCTAAATTGATTTAGGCTTACGGTGGGTTtagatgtagaattttaaaggtgggatTTATGAGTCCAGGGATTTGGTGGAATTGTGTTTTTTTCTATACGCTTGGTTGTCCAAATCCCTGAAATCACGTATACTACTGGAATCACTTTCCCAGCAAATTCTCCATATGGAGTCCCACCTCTtcccctaagatttgctgggaaacttgtCAAGGGATTCATGAcccattttttttaactctaaatcatatatatatatataattttaagaTTTTTAAGGTAATGCCAAACAATACATAGACATTAAAACTAGATACTCATATGAATCTTAAGAATTTTAACAGAGACACCAAACATTCGACAGATTTTATATGAATCTCAGAATTTATAATCCTATGGGATTAAATTCTTGGAAATTGTGAGTTCTGTAAACAAACCCACCATTATTAGAATTAAGGGTGAGCATTTATTACCCAATCCTCATCCGATAGGCTCAACCGACTTTTTACATGATTGTGTTCAACAGGTGCATTAATGAATGGGACGTGGATGTATTTTTTGAAAtccaatggatttttttttttatgcaagTAGATGATTTATTAAGTTAAATAGATAAGTTACGTCTTGTAATATCCCCCTGTATCCATTACTCAATATCAGGAGCGAAATTATCGACACTCAAAAAAGTACCAGAACTTGTACACTTCGTGGCTGCTAAGTCTGCCACTCCATTATTAGTTCTTTTGATTGACTGGCAGACAAAATAATCTTGGTTTTGGAATAAAAACTTAATGTCTAAAACAATACTATGATTTAACCGGTGAACATAAGAGGTTTTCTCTATTATTGACTTAACTAAAACTTCACTGTTTGActcaaaaataatttttgaaaAGTTTCATAATACTGCCCACTAACTTCACAGCTTCATGCATTGTAAGGCATTCCAGCTGCTCCACTTCGTGATCCTTGATCATTCCTCCATTGAATAACTTCCCTTTAACTCCATAGCATTGACCTGCAAAATTACGAGCTATTAGTTATATGCCTCCTGTAGCATTCTCTTTGAGAAAAGAAGCATCCATGTTTATTTTGATGTAATCTCCAACAGGGGATCCCACTTTTGAGGCTGCTCCTGTAGGCTAATAGAACTGttagatactccctccgttcgtttttaataggttggttttgtttttagagaaatttaaggaaattaagagaactaatcattgaaagtggtcctcatgacacttgtcaataaaagaagtgaagtgaaatggtccccatgacacttgtcagtaaAAGAAGTAacgtgaaatggtccacatgacacttgtcattagaagaagttaagagaaaagtgatcccagaaaattaaagtaatatttgactttcccaattaggaaaccaacctattttttttgaaacatttatttatagaaaccaacctattaaaaaggaacagagagagtacaacaaaaacatTCTTCCTGCAACTATCAAGTAAAGGCAATATACTTGTTGTACTGAAATTGCTATTTGGCTTTTTTATTTGAAACACAACTGTGCATCCATCTTTCCATATGGACCAGATAATGATCATAAGTAAATACAGGAAATGCACATTGTCAGCAGAATGAGTTGTAGAATTAGTAATAGTTGGCGTAAACCAACTAAGAAATCCAGTTAAACAAGCTACCACGCAAACTCTTAATATTGCTAACATTcacatttactcaagctaaataGACCTAGCATAAGGACAATCTAAAAATATATGCTCAGCAGTTTCAAAAATAGCATTACAACACTGCACTGCACTTCAGTACCTTGTTTGTACCTAGCAGGCTTATCTCTAGTAGGAACTATGTCCTTAAGACAATTccacccaaaaaaaaattaactttatGGGAAATATTACATCCCCATAGAGCTTTTCAAATATTGCTGTCAATCTGCTGAAATCCGTCAAACCGCTAAATTTATAATTATTGTTCTTTGCATGCTTATCTTGTTCGCCAACACTGATACGTATGATTTGGGAACTTATTTGCTCAAGGGATGTACTAGATTATTTTATTAAACACGATAGTGCAggattccaaaagaaaagaaaaagaaaaaaactcagCGACTCTACCCCCATCCAGAATGGTCGAACTCAAATGGGCTCAGCCCAAATCGCAAATCACGCcaaaattttgagaaaatatcAAATGTTCCCAAAGAAGGATTAGTTACATCTCAACTCCAGCTCAAAGTTTGCATTTACCATTTGTTTGTGCTGTAAAATTCGTTGACCAATGCTTTACACACGTaaaatccacgatcccatatgCTCAAATATGTCACTCCAAAACGTGTCGAATGAGAACCAATACTCATCCATGCGTGCATGAAGCTTGATTTGGGTGAACCGTGAAATCATGAAATCTGCAACAAGTATTCACTTTTGGTTAAGCACGTCATGTGCTAGTGAAAACGTGTTTGGAGAAGTTGGAATTAGCGTTTAGTGCTAGAACCGAACCCGTATGGTGCACGATTAAAGGGTAAATGATCTTTGTGTTCATTGTATCACTAGACCCTTTAAAATGTTCAAACCAGAGCCGAGCGGCAAAAACCCTAACTCCCAAAGTTACAAATGCTAGAAACCTAATCAATATCTCGCTAATCAACAGAACTGAGCTGCATTTTCTGAAGGTAAAGATGTCTTCTCCATCAAAGCAAAgaagatgaggaggaagaagaaggttcaAAGGTGAGAGTCAGGATGATAGCAATACTTCATCATCGTCAGCAATTAAAATAGGTACTAGTGTTGATCTATTAACTCTGATTTTAGCTCGTGTACCATTAAAATCTCTGCTTTTATTCAAATCCGTTTCAAAATTTTGGCTATCAACAATCAATGATCCTCATTTTGCTCACCAACATTTCATGAGAAACCCTAGCTTATCAATTCCAGGATTATTTTGGGGCTCTGAATTAGCCTCCGATACTAAAAACAAGTATGTTTACATCCCATTAGATGGAAATATTGATGGCTATGTACCTtttgaaaccctagcttttaAAGTAAGGAGATTAGCCAAAGTAGGTATAAAGATTTTGCAATCTTGCAATGGCTCGCTTTTATGTGGTAATGTTGTCAGCCGTAATTCTGATCGTACTTATTACATCTACAACCCTTTCACAAAACAGTACAAAATCATACCTCCTTCTCAAATCAGAAGTCTTTGTTTCCCATACCTTATGAATGTAGTTTAGTGTTCGATCCATCCAAATCCCCATACTACAAAGTTATATCTTTCTGGAGTAGCAGGGATATATCAGACTGGTGTAACATTGATCCAAAAGTATTTGAGAAGAGGACTGATCTGAATTCTACTAAATTTCGAATAGAAATCTATGATTCTGAAACGTCTTCTTGGAGGTTGTCTGGGTTTGATTCATGTACTGCCGCGACAGAATGTTTACTATGGGGTCAAGGTGCTGGTATCTTCTGGAATGGTAAGTTGTACTGGTGCAATTTACAAGGCTATATGACTTGCTTCGATATTGATCTAGAGTTAGTTATGGTCGTGCCCATGCCGATGCCAAGTTCTGGTAAAAAGAGTTTTAAAATTGCCGAGTATGAGGGTCATTTCTATCTTATAAAGAAAGACTGGTCTAATGGTTATGATCGTATGACGATATTCGAGATGATATTTGCTGATTCTAGTTGGAGCCAGAAAGGCCAGTTTGATGAGAGGTTAATTCCTTATGCTCCTAATATTGTATT
Coding sequences within:
- the LOC113272461 gene encoding F-box protein At5g07610-like, whose translation is MRNPSLSIPGLFWGSELASDTKNKYVYIPLDGNIDGYVPFETLAFKVRRLAKVGIKILQSCNGSLLCGNVVSRNSDRTYYIYNPFTKHLVFDPSKSPYYKVISFWSSRDISDWCNIDPKVFEKRTDLNSTKFRIEIYDSETSSWRLSGFDSCTAATECLLWGQGAGIFWNGKLYWCNLQGYMTCFDIDLELVMVVPMPMPSSGKKSFKIAEYEGHFYLIKKDWSNGYDRMTIFEMIFADSSWSQKGQFDERLIPYAPNIVFIIQKEEENESIKVVLVTAESRVFSYGHR